Proteins encoded by one window of Vitis vinifera cultivar Pinot Noir 40024 chromosome 10, ASM3070453v1:
- the LOC100240953 gene encoding transcription factor bHLH52: MALSFCTNWGTADQYLVPEMSSFPTTHSELSKDLFTFQENFGFSDTLADQFFFDPDQYSYSDDSTHHLLPYFSYPSDHLISLSPEVFPLQEFESYLFPKRQKAYEDQHYMDFPPGYFPHPPELMPQLQVPLPEFQTAPAFYGCGSVESSGKKGCRESLSAQSIAARQRRRKITEKTQELGKLIPGGNKMNTAEMFQAAFKYVKYLQAQVAILQLMGSLQYNEEAFYVEELQATASPMIQEKLYSVEKCLVSKQFVEALANDELLLQSNSSIFNGIHQLIQPND; this comes from the exons ATGGCTTTGAGTTTCTGCACCAACTGGGGAACAGCTGATCAGTATCTTGTCCCGGAGATGAGCAGCTTCCCAACGACACATTCAGAGCTCTCCAAGGACCTCTTCACTTTCCAGGAAAATTTCGGATTTTCAGACACTTTGGCAGATCAGTTCTTCTTCGACCCAGATCAGTACTCGTACTCAGACGACTCCACTCACCATCTCCTCCCATACTTCTCTTACCCATCAGACCATCTCATCTCCCTCTCCCCTGAAGTCTTTCCGCTCCAAGAGTTCGAGTCCTACCTCTTCCCGAAACGCCAAAAGGCCTATGAAGATCAACACTACATGGATTTTCCACCTGGGTACTTCCCCCATCCTCCAGAGTTGATGCCACAACTTCAAGTTCCACTGCCTGAGTTCCAGACTGCACCAGCATTTTATGGTTGTGGAAGTGTGGAGAGCAGTGGGAAGAAAGGCTGTAGAGAGAGCTTGTCGGCGCAGAGCATTGCGGCTCGGCAGAGGAGGAGGAAGATCACTGAGAAAACTCAAGAGCTTGGGAAGCTTATTCCTGGTGGCAACAAGATGAACACAGCTGAGATGTTCCAAGCTGCTTTCAAGTATGTCAAATACTTACAGGCTCAAGTTGCTATTCTTCAACTTATGGGTTCACTTCAG TATAATGAGGAAGCATTCTATGTAGAAGAACTCCAAGCAACTGCATCTCCAATGATTCAAGAGAAGCTTTACTCTGTGGAGAAATGTTTGGTTTCAAAGCAATTTGTGGAAGCCCTAGCCAATGATGAACTGCTGCTCCAATCAAACTCTTCAATCTTCAATGGCATCCATCAGTTGATCCAACCCAATGACTGA